The following proteins are encoded in a genomic region of Neoarius graeffei isolate fNeoGra1 chromosome 6, fNeoGra1.pri, whole genome shotgun sequence:
- the LOC132887785 gene encoding uncharacterized protein LOC132887785 — translation MKHRISENIRKMAPKDELLSECLRQQNPDESAEEEEEQTTWRDKPLHGMYHRQIEEVADIKKSYQWLDNAGLTDSTEALIMAAQEQVISTRAIEARIYQSRSDPRCRLCKEAPETVQHIVAGCKMLAGSAYMERHNQVAGIVYRNICNQYGIEVPKSQWAIPQKVAENNRAKVLWDFSFQTDKQILANQPDIVVVDKEQKRVVVIDVAIPADANIRKKEHEKLEKYQGLKEQLEQMWKVKGCVVPVVVGALGAVTPKLGEWLQQIPGTTSEASVQKSAVLGTSKILRRTLKLPGLW, via the coding sequence atgaaacatcgaatatCCGAGaatatcagaaagatggccccaaaggatgaactgctaagtgaatgtctcaggcagcagaaccctgatgagagtgcagaggaggaggaggaacagacaacctggagagacaaacccctacatggcatgtaccaccgtcagatagaggaagtggctgatatcaagaaatcctaccagtggctggataatgcaggactgacagacagcacagaggcactaatcatggcagcacaagaacaggtcataagcacaagagccatagaggccaggatctaccagagtagatcagacccaagatgcagactgtgcaaagaagcccctgaaacagtccagcacatagtagcagggtgtaagatgctagctggatcagcgtacatggagaggcacaaccaagtggctgggatagtatacaggaacatctgcaaccagtatggaatagaagtacccaagtcccaatgggccataccacagaaggtggctgagaacaacagggccaaggttctgtgggacttcagcttccagactgacaaacagatcctggctaaccaaccggacatagtggtggtggacaaagagcagaagagggtggtggtgatagatgtggcgatcccagctgacgccaacatcaggaagaaggaacatgagaaacttgagaagtatcaagggttgaaagagcagctggaacagatgtggaaggtcaagggttgcgtggtccccgtggtagtgggggcacttggggcagtaacccccaaactgggagagtggctccagcaaatcccaggaacgacatctgaagcctcagtccagaagagcgcagtcctaggaacatcgaagatactgcgcagaaccctcaaactcccaggcctctggtag
- the si:ch211-71n6.4 gene encoding fumonisin B1 esterase isoform X1 — MKVTRQNMKYLGFMLSAMKYKPKEMNEDAFEVPERNEYRYLVQDEAEEEVQYAHRYYVSPFLQVSRRCMFLIGCGILALLTLAAYLAYVAQTPPSRYAQVLTDCGLLHGQRKDGAYSFKGIPYAVPPVGEHRWQPPADLKANGKCWAGIYNATHFRSKCAQVWPLREDGHVMGQEDCLYLNVWTPSLRPTAALPVMVWIHGGHLHMLSGQEKGYSPTEELASRTQTVFVSLNYRLNAFGFMALELLRKGSPTNTSGNYGFMDQIQALHWVQKNIHVFGGDPKKVTIFGETSVWALMLSRQAKGLFHRAIGMSSSFMSNKSLDSAEQDNVVFLKKTGCQDATCLRKLNITQILQAIPWKEYPSWAKDGLTDIPVKGKSYGPVAVLDGHVLSTHSFKAWEKGGFYNDVPFVIGTAEQETDYSPPMNNISVWTWGDYRWFLSEKLRPFGDDVWSQALKLYNSSAPCPTSDRCPERLYTTLVSDMRASCPSNHLAKQAAEALKSPVYRYLVTYTPSKAVNSSTLLPYSSRFSFHMMDSLAFFGGLEMALGTTTSKDKAFQQTLTKYFIQFAKEGKMPEDWPKFPSQTAMLDQMLSVAQNPLAKRCTLWEKNNFYSYAWIN; from the exons atgaaggtgaccagacaaaacatgaaatatcttgggttcatgctgtctgcaatgaaatacaagccaaa AGAGATGAATGAGGATGCATTTGAGGtccctgaaaggaacgagtaccgCTACCTTGTTCAAGATGAGGCTGAAGAGGAGGTCCAATATGCCCACCGCTACTACGTCAGCCCATTCCTTCAGGTGTCCCGCAGGTGTATGTTTTTGATTGGTTGTGGCATTCTTGCCCTCCTCACTCTTGCTGCATACCTAGCTTACGTGGCTCAGACTCCACCATCTCGTTACGCTCAAGTGCTCACAGACTGTGGTTTGCTGCATGGGCAAAGGAAAGATGGTGCCTACTCCTTCAAAGGTATCCCATATGCCGTGCCACCTGTTGGTGAACACCGATGGCAACCTCCAGCAGACCTAAAAGCAAATGGAAAGTGCTGGGCTGGCATTTACAATGCCACACATTTTCGTAGCAAGTGTGCCCAGGTATGGCCTCTCAGGGAAGATGGGCATGTGATGGGTCAGGAGGACTGCCTGTACTTGAACGTCTGGACACCCAGCCTGCGGCCTACTGCTGCCCTGCCTGTCATGGTGTGGATCCATGGAGGACACTTGCACATGCTGAGCGGCCAGGAGAAAGGCTACTCGCCCACTGAGGAGCTGGCGAGCCGAACACAAACTGTGTTTGTCAGTCTGAATTACAGGCTTAATGCATTTGGCTTCATGGCTCTGGAGCTACTGAGAAAaggttctcccaccaatacctcAG GGAACTACGGCTTCATGGACCAGATTCAAGCTCTTCACTGGGTTCAAAAAAACATCCATGTGTTCGGCGGAGACCCAAAGAAAGTCACCATATTTG GAGAAACATCAGTATGGGCTTTGATGCTTTCGCGTCAAGCTAAGGGTTTGTTTCATCGTGCAATTGGAATGAGTTCCTCATTCATGTCTAACAAATCGTTGGACTCAGCCGAACAAGACAATGTTGTGTTCTTGAAGAAAACAGGCTGCCAAGACGCCACCTGCCTTCGAAAGCTTAACATAACTCAGATCCTCCAG GCCATTCCATGGAAGGAATACCCATCCTGGGCAAAAGATGGACTAACAGACATCCCTGTTAAAGGGAAATCATATGGTCCAGTTGCAGTTTTAGATGGTCATGTTCTCTCTACTCATTCATTTAAAGCTTGGGAGAAAGGTGGGTTTTACAATGACGTTCCATTCGTGATTGGAACAGCAGAGCAAGAAACTGACTACAG TCCACCAATGAACAACATCTCCGTCTGGACCTGGGGCGACTACCGGTGGTTTCTATCAG AGAAGCTGAGGCCATTTGGAGATGATGTGTGGTCCCAGGCCCTGAAGCTGTACAACAGTTCTGCTCCATGCCCAACCAGTGACCGCTGTCCTGAAAGACTCTACACCACTTTAGTGTCAGATATGAGAGCCAGCTGCCCCAgcaaccacctggccaagcaagcTGCAG AGGCCTTGAAGAGCCCTGTGTACCGCTACCTGGTGACCTACACTCCATCCAAAGCAGTCAATTCGTCCACCTTGCTCCCTTATTCAAGCCGCTTCTCCTTCCACATGATGGACAGCTTGGCATTCTTCGGCGGCCTCGAGATGGCACTCGGCACAACGACCTCTAAAGACAAAGCGTTTCAGCAAACGCTAACAAAATACTTCATCCAGTTCGCAAAAGAAG GTAAAATGCCAGAAGATTGGCCTAAGTTCCCATCCCAGACTGCGATGCTGGATCAGATGCTTTctgtggcacagaatcctttagcaAAGAGATGTACTCTGTGGGAAAAGAATAATTTTTATTCATACGCCTGGATCAACTAA
- the si:ch211-71n6.4 gene encoding fumonisin B1 esterase isoform X2, with the protein MNEDAFEVPERNEYRYLVQDEAEEEVQYAHRYYVSPFLQVSRRCMFLIGCGILALLTLAAYLAYVAQTPPSRYAQVLTDCGLLHGQRKDGAYSFKGIPYAVPPVGEHRWQPPADLKANGKCWAGIYNATHFRSKCAQVWPLREDGHVMGQEDCLYLNVWTPSLRPTAALPVMVWIHGGHLHMLSGQEKGYSPTEELASRTQTVFVSLNYRLNAFGFMALELLRKGSPTNTSGNYGFMDQIQALHWVQKNIHVFGGDPKKVTIFGETSVWALMLSRQAKGLFHRAIGMSSSFMSNKSLDSAEQDNVVFLKKTGCQDATCLRKLNITQILQAIPWKEYPSWAKDGLTDIPVKGKSYGPVAVLDGHVLSTHSFKAWEKGGFYNDVPFVIGTAEQETDYSPPMNNISVWTWGDYRWFLSEKLRPFGDDVWSQALKLYNSSAPCPTSDRCPERLYTTLVSDMRASCPSNHLAKQAAEALKSPVYRYLVTYTPSKAVNSSTLLPYSSRFSFHMMDSLAFFGGLEMALGTTTSKDKAFQQTLTKYFIQFAKEGKMPEDWPKFPSQTAMLDQMLSVAQNPLAKRCTLWEKNNFYSYAWIN; encoded by the exons ATGAATGAGGATGCATTTGAGGtccctgaaaggaacgagtaccgCTACCTTGTTCAAGATGAGGCTGAAGAGGAGGTCCAATATGCCCACCGCTACTACGTCAGCCCATTCCTTCAGGTGTCCCGCAGGTGTATGTTTTTGATTGGTTGTGGCATTCTTGCCCTCCTCACTCTTGCTGCATACCTAGCTTACGTGGCTCAGACTCCACCATCTCGTTACGCTCAAGTGCTCACAGACTGTGGTTTGCTGCATGGGCAAAGGAAAGATGGTGCCTACTCCTTCAAAGGTATCCCATATGCCGTGCCACCTGTTGGTGAACACCGATGGCAACCTCCAGCAGACCTAAAAGCAAATGGAAAGTGCTGGGCTGGCATTTACAATGCCACACATTTTCGTAGCAAGTGTGCCCAGGTATGGCCTCTCAGGGAAGATGGGCATGTGATGGGTCAGGAGGACTGCCTGTACTTGAACGTCTGGACACCCAGCCTGCGGCCTACTGCTGCCCTGCCTGTCATGGTGTGGATCCATGGAGGACACTTGCACATGCTGAGCGGCCAGGAGAAAGGCTACTCGCCCACTGAGGAGCTGGCGAGCCGAACACAAACTGTGTTTGTCAGTCTGAATTACAGGCTTAATGCATTTGGCTTCATGGCTCTGGAGCTACTGAGAAAaggttctcccaccaatacctcAG GGAACTACGGCTTCATGGACCAGATTCAAGCTCTTCACTGGGTTCAAAAAAACATCCATGTGTTCGGCGGAGACCCAAAGAAAGTCACCATATTTG GAGAAACATCAGTATGGGCTTTGATGCTTTCGCGTCAAGCTAAGGGTTTGTTTCATCGTGCAATTGGAATGAGTTCCTCATTCATGTCTAACAAATCGTTGGACTCAGCCGAACAAGACAATGTTGTGTTCTTGAAGAAAACAGGCTGCCAAGACGCCACCTGCCTTCGAAAGCTTAACATAACTCAGATCCTCCAG GCCATTCCATGGAAGGAATACCCATCCTGGGCAAAAGATGGACTAACAGACATCCCTGTTAAAGGGAAATCATATGGTCCAGTTGCAGTTTTAGATGGTCATGTTCTCTCTACTCATTCATTTAAAGCTTGGGAGAAAGGTGGGTTTTACAATGACGTTCCATTCGTGATTGGAACAGCAGAGCAAGAAACTGACTACAG TCCACCAATGAACAACATCTCCGTCTGGACCTGGGGCGACTACCGGTGGTTTCTATCAG AGAAGCTGAGGCCATTTGGAGATGATGTGTGGTCCCAGGCCCTGAAGCTGTACAACAGTTCTGCTCCATGCCCAACCAGTGACCGCTGTCCTGAAAGACTCTACACCACTTTAGTGTCAGATATGAGAGCCAGCTGCCCCAgcaaccacctggccaagcaagcTGCAG AGGCCTTGAAGAGCCCTGTGTACCGCTACCTGGTGACCTACACTCCATCCAAAGCAGTCAATTCGTCCACCTTGCTCCCTTATTCAAGCCGCTTCTCCTTCCACATGATGGACAGCTTGGCATTCTTCGGCGGCCTCGAGATGGCACTCGGCACAACGACCTCTAAAGACAAAGCGTTTCAGCAAACGCTAACAAAATACTTCATCCAGTTCGCAAAAGAAG GTAAAATGCCAGAAGATTGGCCTAAGTTCCCATCCCAGACTGCGATGCTGGATCAGATGCTTTctgtggcacagaatcctttagcaAAGAGATGTACTCTGTGGGAAAAGAATAATTTTTATTCATACGCCTGGATCAACTAA